ctgagtgactgaactgaactgaactgaagcagaaacGGCTTGACATTTGGTTGCTCTCACGAAACAAACTTCAATCTAAGGATAATGGCCAACTGCTTAGGTGCGGTCAATTCCACTGATCACTCCTGAGAAAAGCAGAGGCTAGAGCATTACGTTGGAAAGAAGGATGCGCTAATAACCATTGCCGAACCCTAACCAGAAGGGTTAGGGAACATCTGTGCCTTAAAGGTCAGGcccaatcttttatttttattttttttaatttattttattgaaacatagttgatttactatgttgtgttaatttctgctatacagtaaagtgattcagttatacacacacacacacacacacacacacacatacatatatatatatatattctttttcatattcttttccattacagtttatggCCCaatcttaaataaatgaaaaacatgtaCACGAGGGGGAAAAATCCTTTGTCAGTCCTTGTTTCCTGATTTTAAATTTGCTAAATTAGCACTATGTATAGAAGCCCTGAAATGTTTCCAGTGAACATGCTAACAAACGCAACTGAGGTAGAGTTTAAAATGGTGCAGGTATGGTGTGCCAAGGTACAGTCTTACCAGGGGTGAAAAAGGGCATCATTCTGTCCTGGTGGGTATACAGGTACAGTATGTAAGGTTTGCCTCAGATTAGGGTCTGATAACAAGGGGAAAGAGGCTCAAATCACCCAGGGAGCCTATAAACATCTGTAAGAAACAGTGGGAGAGGTAAAGAATCTCAGAGGATCTAACAAGGCAAAACAGTGAGAGGAGGAGTTTATGATACCGGCAGGACAAAAAcgaggaagaaaaacagaaaagggaaGTGGAGAGGAGAACAGCTGGAAATGAGTGAGCTGGATGCTGCATAAGATGGGGCAAGACTGAACGGTGAGAAATTATAAACAGATGAGCCAGGAAGACCCTCAGGAGATGGAACCTGAGGAGAAACTGAACTAGAATAAGCTAAAGTAGGCAGTGAAGACAGCACGTTTATGTGAAATGACTCAGAttaagaagaggaaggaacactgaATACAGAATATCAAAGACTGTCTATGAAAGGGAGCAAGGggacaaaataaaaggaaaaagagaagagagagtcaGGTGCACACCCTGGACAAATAACAGGGCGCCAGCAAGGGGGCCTCAGCAGCATGATGCTGGCTGCTGACGGCACAGGGACTGAGCGCCTGGGAGACGGCGGAGGCCTGCTGCCAAGGGGTTAGATGCCATCTCACCAAGACGCTGGAATGAATGCGAACCCGGGCTTTCTCTGCGCATCTCCTCATTAAGGAACCCCATAATGTAACAAAGGGAGAGCAACAAAGTGAGGGCCTTTTAAAGGCAAATCatatgaaaagagaaaggaagatttCATAGcagggttttaaaaatgaataggaaACCAGgtcagtgtttgtgtgtatggTATGAAAAATAAGATTCATAAAAATACTGCGCCCTATTCCACAAGAAACTCAATCCAGTGAGTATTCCCCAAAGGTTTGCTGTGTGGCTAGACACTAGGAGAATTACTGGGGGGAGAAAATGTGAGCATATTATAGCCCCTGCCTTAAAGTACTGGGTTAAACCCAAACAgactctttggccaacccaatattaccATTTAATCAGAGTTAAAAGGCAAAGCATTGTGTAGCAGAAATAACTCTGAACTCAGAGCCAGAAGATCGAGTCCTAGTTCAGGCACTTTTAAACTCTGGGTCTGAGACCTTAATTTCTTTATATGTAGAAAGAAAGGGCTGTATTAGAAAATTTCTGAAATTattcttgttttaaaagaaatgatcaagtagtatatataacaaaatatgctgagtagaaaaatcagaaaatacacactgtaaaatgaaggataaaaaatcACTACAGTTCCATCATTTAGAGATAACCACTCACATTTGTTGATGTATATTGTTCCATATTTTATGTatgttatataaaaattattttataatcatttttaactTACAAATTTATCACCTTTCATTTTTAACTTACAAATTTATCATCAATCTTTCTATGTCTATGAAAATACTTCTATAATACTTTTACTATTGTAATAGTCACATGGTATTCTATTTCATAATCAATCCTTTATTCATAGAAATTGattttttcccttccattttgAAAACTTGAAGGAGTAGCCTTTTAATTAAATCTCTACATATACACTTAAATACTTTCCTACAGTAAATTCTTGGAGGTAGAACTGTCAGGTCAAAACATATGAACAATttgaaaacttaagaaaaatcTATACCCTACAAaggattattttaatattattaccaGCAGTATATGAGAAAACCCACTTCCCCACACTCTCATCAACACAAGGCTGTGTAAGTCTGAAGCTTGCTGCCACTTCATGAAGGAAAAATACCATCTCATTTACTGATTTAATTTCTATTACTTTGATCACTGGAATTGGACATATTTCAGATTttcactgatatatatatatatatatatatccctttaaGAATGTTCTATGTATCCTATGGGTCAGTTCTCCTATTGATAATCTTTTCCCTCTTGATTTTTTACAGCTTTTTATATGCTGAGGGTATTAACCCTTTGTCATATATTTTGTGAAATTCTTCCTGATCCCAGGTCACTGGGATCTTCTTTACAGCTTCTgcttacacatttttttctctttgacataaatgattttaaagattCTGTTATTTAGATCTAAAAACCtgtttcaaaatatgttttctaattCTGATATCAATAATAAAAAGTCATTCCTTAACACTCATGATCCTACAATTATTGACTTATAAGCTTTCTGTATGATGAGAATAATGTGATAGAGCTTAACATTTCACTTTTAATAGCCAAACTTCTCTTCTGCTAATAGAGAAAACAGAGGTCACCTTCTTTAGAAAGTCCTTTCCTGTTCTTCTTCATCTCTCACCAGAAAACATCATCATGTCCCACTCACCTCTCTCAGTGGAAAAAGTAGTCCTGAATTTGAATTTGTCTCAAATTCTCCTCTTTAGTTATTCCCCTTATACTGTACATTGACCGGCTCTTCTCAAGGGGCTCTTGGCTTATAAATATTCTTGTAATTCCCTCCGATATAAAGATTTTCTTTATATCCTGTGTTTTCTACTACCTACTGCTCAGCCTTTTCTTTCAAGTCCAATGTTTGGGAGAAGTGGCCTCTTCTGACAGGTCTTCTCCCCGTGGGCTGGAGACAATCTGACTCACGTTCCAGGATTCTCATTCAAAACCTTCCTTTCCCAGGCCACAGCCTCTTGGCTGCCAAACCCAAAGGCATTTTTCAGTCCCTATTTGCTTTTGCTCTCTTTGACATGTGGCCTTGTTCACTATGCTTTTCCTAAACCTTCCTGTGGACTCCGTGACATGACTCTCTCCTGGTTTTTCCTAAACCTTCCCATGGACTCCGTGACGTGACTCTCTCCTGGTTTCCTCTCACCTCAATGAGGGTGACTTTCCGGCTGGTTTGCTCCATCTTCTTCCCCTTTGTGTTCATGACATGTCCTCGGTCCTCCTGGCTCTGTTCTCTGCCCCGCTCAGAACTGCAGGAGGGGAAGAGTGGAGACAAGAAGCTAGTGAGAAAGCTTCTGCAACAGCTCAAATGGGGCTCTGATTCAGCGAAGTGGCAATGGGAATAAAAAGGGGAGATAAATGGGAGGATCTGAGAGAAAAATATTCAACAGACTACATGAGTGATTATATATGTGTCTGGGAAGCAGGGAGTTGCTGAGAATAATGTAGAGATTACAAACCTTAGCTGGTTGGGCTCCTTTTTCTACTGTATGAAGggacaagaataaaataaaacctactTATCCCAGAAAAATATTAGCTCCCTTGGAAAAACCAGAAAATTTatcaaattgtgtgtgtgtgtgtgtgtgtgtgtaaaagtgcAGGAGATCCCTTAGTGACAAAGAAGGGATGAAGAAGTTTACGTAAAGAAAACAGTGATATCCcaacctgtgaaatgggaatgcaGTGTTTCAAATGGTTTCCTATTAACAGTAACATAGAAGACAAACATTTTATGGATGTATATATAGTAATGCAAATTatgttagagaaaagaaaatacagaaatcatGAAAAAAGGGAAATTCAAAGAATGGAAGGCAGTGTCTCCTCTCTATGATGTCCAGGAATGGTGGTAGACATCGTGAAAGCAAGTGaagatgaaagtcactcagtcgtgtctgactctttgcaatcccatgggacgtagtccgtggaattctccaggccagaatatcagagtgggcagcctttcccttctccaggggatattcccaacccagggatcgaacccaggtctcctgcattgcaggtggattctttaccagctgtgccacaagggaactgcaagaatactggcgtgggtagcctattccttctctactggatcttcccaacccagggatcaaaccagatgcattgcagacagattctttaccaactgagctatcagggaagacatCATGACAGAGCCCAAAAAACAGtatgagaatttaaaaatgaagcaatAAAGAGGACTGAACAGTGACTGctgtggactgaattgtgtctttCACAGGTTGAAACCCCCAAAGTTAATACATCTTACAAAGGAGGTTGGgcctttaaagaagtaattaaagttatatgaggtcataagggtgaggCCCTAAGCCACAGGATGGTGTCCtcataaaaagaggaagagacaccagagagctctttctctccatacacacacagacaggaaaggccatgtgaggacatgaCAAGGAGGTGGCcacctgcaagccaggaagagaggacTCACCAGCACTCAGCCCTGTTGGAACCTTGATCTTGAattcccagccttcagaactatgagaaaatacatttacattgtttaagccaccaagtctCTGGTATTGTTACAGCAGCTAGAGAAGTCTATAGGGAGACGTGTAAGTAAAGGGCTTCTCAgcaggcacagtggtaaagaatctgcctgccaatgcaggaggatgtgggtttgttccctgggtcaggaagaccccttggaggagggcatagtgaccagtccagtactcttgcctggaaaattccatggacagatgaacctggtgggctatgatccttggggtcacaaagggtcagacatgactgagcacacacatatgtaaatgaAGTGAAGTCAGAAGACTGAGAAGGAAAAGATGAGAAGTCACAAAGATGAAAGAACAAATAGAGCACATTTAGAAAGTAGGAAAACgaggagacagaaaggaaaggTGGAGCTCTGACCCAAAAAGCACTGATAGCTCACTATCTTCAGGGAACCCACACGCTAGCGTCACAGAAAAAACTCAAATGTCTGTGATGCCAGGGTGATAAGGAGAACGAGGGAAGCAGCCCAGGAATGACACAACAGGACTCGGTAAAGTGGAGAGTGGATGACTCATCTCAGGGAGGCAACCACTATCCCAGTACCAGGGGAGGGAAGCCCTGGAAGAAGTGGGGCTGTGGTCCAGAGATTCAAAAGAAATATGACACATACATTTTTGTGAAACATGGTGGACCTGCACTGTATCTTGCTAgcagttgtttttctgttttttaaatattattttaaaaactgtttaaaacatttttttttagtattgttGCTCTGTGCATTTCCCTACCCCACTTTGTTCCAGTCATAGGGTGTCCTGCTGGCTTCCGGGTATTCCAGGCACCTCCATGCAATTGTGCCTTAGCTCCTGCCCCTCTTCTGATTTCtaggtccttttcttttttgttcaccTTGTCTCTACATGGTTTTTAAGACTTAAATGCTCTTACATCTTTGGCTTTTCCTAACCACTGCAGAAAAATCAGACTGAGTGATCCTTTCcacctttttttccttataatgtACATACAATCTAACAGAAAGCTGCCCTGAAAAATACAACATTTGGACTTCTGCTTGCCTCCAAGATACAGTAACATGGACCAAGTAAACTGCTCACCTAAAACAACCACAAATATTGGATAAAACATATGAAACCATTTGAaccacaggcaacaaaagaaagtgataacaaagaaatggaaaataaatgagatCAGCCCTATGATCGCCTAGCTTACTGCCTTGAGAGTTTACAGGCTATAGCACAGGGAGATGAAAATGGTGTGGAACGTGGTGGACTCCCTGAACGAGGGCTAGGAGTCTGAGGAGACCAGGAAGGCTATAGTTCACAGGCCGccagagaggagagagtgggagaaCGTGAAGACTTGCAAGGGTCCCGTACGAATATTCAGCAGAGTACAGGTGAACGTACACATCTGAGGACACGTCCTGAGGCCAGGGACAGTACCTACTTCCATCAGCCAGGACGGAAAACCTCACAACTCAGAAAGCATTAGGTAGAATATCTAAAAGGGATTTTTATCAGTGGTGAGGAATAAACAGTCCAAGACTAAACATTGTTCAAGTCCCACCTAACAAATCTAGCTAAAAAGTACAACTTAAAATTATCGGAAATAGATTCGTGTTGGCCGTCTGGCTCCACAGGGCAGGGGGCAACTTTACTGGTTTGGGGtggtttttagtttaatttttcttttctagcttGGCATCACGGGCCAGTTCGTAATTCTAATCGGCTGAGGCCATGTCAGGAGACGGAGCCACGGAGCAGGCAGCTGAGTATGTCCCAGAGAAGGTGAAGAAAGCCGAAAAGAAATTAGAAGAGAATCCTTATGACCTTGACGCTTGGAGCATTCTCATTCGAGAGGCACAGAATCAACCTATAGACAAAGCACGGAAGACTTATGAACGCCTTGTTGCCCAGTTCCCCAGTTCTGGCAGATTCTGGAAACTGTACATTGAAGCAgaggttaatattttattttattttttcttatatagcATTTGATGGGAATTGCAACATACACTGTAGTGATAGAAAACAAATTAGGAACATAGATAGCACAAGTAGGACAAGGAGGATTTAAAATGTCTTCTgcctttattttgtaaaataggtATGAAGgagtaattaaaatgaatttttgaaaTTTGGGTCTTTACAAGCTGATGATTGTTGCATTTTGGAGTTGCAACATTAAAACAGTTTcaatggtaaaaacaaaacaaaacaaaaaaaacacacacaaaaaaaaccaaaaaaaaaattatcagaaataaagatcagagtggaaatcagtgaaacagaaaatagataaacaataaagagaaatcaatggaaaaaagcttgttattttcaaaaaaattcataAATCATTTGCCAGGCCGACCGGGGAAACCAgggtaaagaaataaattatcaaCACCAGGAATTAAAGAGGCAACATTATTACAGATTCTAttcatattaaaaagataataagggGATATTATGAATACTTTATGTCAATAAATTCAACCACTTGCATGAAATGGAAAAGTTCTGTGTAAGACACAGATTATGAATGCCtatataagaagaaaagaaaaggcagaggaaccagagatcaaattgccaacattcgttggattatagagaaagcaagggaatttcagaaaaacatctacttttgcttcattgactacactaaagcctctgactgtgtggatcacaacaaattttggaaaatcttaaagacatggaaatactagaccaccttgtctcctgagaaacctgtatgcaggtcaagaagcaacagttagaactggacatggaacaatggactggttcaaaattgggaaaggagtacgtcaaggctgtatattgctaccctgcttatttaatttgtatgcagagtacatcatgtgaattgccaggctggatgaatcacaaactggaatcaagattgctgggagaagacatgcagatggtatcactctaatggcagaaagtgaagaggaactaaagagtctcttgatgagggtgaaagaggagagtgaaaaaactggcttaaaactcagcatgcaaaaaactaagatcatggcatccagtcccatcacttcatggcaaatagaaagggaaaaagtggaagcagtgacagattttatctttttgggctccaaaatcactgtggatggtgactgcagtcatgaaattaaaagatgtttgcttcttagaagaaaagctatgacaaacctagacagtgtattaaaaagcagagatatcactttgctgataaaggtccatacagtcaaagctatggtttttccagtagtcatgtatggatgtaagagttgagtTGGACCATATGGAAGGATGAGCACCAtagaactgatgcatttgaattgtggtgctgcaactcttgagagtcccttggactgcaaggagatcaaaccagtcaatcctaagggatatcaaccctgaatattcattggaaggactggtgttgtagctgaagctccaataccttggccacttgatgtgaagagcctactcactggaaaagatattgatgctgggaaagactgagggcaggagaagagggcaacagaagatgagatggttggatagcatcactgactcaaaggacatgagtgtgaacaaactctaggagacagggaaggacagggaagcctggagtgttgcagtccatgcattcgcaaagagttggacgtgacttagcaactaaacaacaacaatataagaaatatataaccTTAATGGCCATACTTGCATTAGACTCATTGAACTTGTAGTTAAAAATCTTCTACTCCAGGCCCTGATAGCTTTACTAGTAAGTCTACTCAACATCTGAGTTACATCAGCAAAAACAGTGGTGGAAGGACTTCTGAAAAATTTCTCCTTCAAATAAGCtatgggaaaactggaaaaaatggttttttaaaatttaacttcaaaaaatttttcaaattagCCAATAGCTTGTAGTAACCTGGAGAATGTTTATTCAAGAATGGTTGACACTTGGTAAGAATTAATTTCTTCTcatgaaaagaagaagaaattgaagGAGTTTGGAATGGGGTGATcataaagatggaaaaatatatagtgGAGGAGAGATTGGATAATCAGAGTTAACACTTATCGttatattaagaagagatttcatttatttattcagttcacaTATGAGTGTTGACAAATAAAGGCCTTTAATATTactgatcatctgaattaaattctctctGATCAAAGCTGTTAATGAAGTAAAGTAGTCTATGTTTCAAAATAAACCCCCAAACTCAATATAAGATACATTAGCAACTAGGGAACACTAATATTATTTAAGGATTAAAACATATTTGTAGAAGCTTCATAAAAAACTCTGACTTGGGCAGCAGATAAACACGTCATAGACGCATGAGATACAAAAGGTAAAAGTTTAAGACTTTCAAGAAAAAGGCTTAAAATTAACCTATACAATTTCTTCTTAGTACAAGAGTGTAGCTTTAACTAAAATGTGAAAAGATTGTTTGCACAGAAGTGActgacatttctttaaaaaaaaattcaaagtataaATGAGACAAGAAATTCAAGTAGAAAGTGGTGAGAGGCAGTCGTATGTGGCTCATTTACATAGCCTGGTCAATCAGCTAATAAACACATGTTAGGAACTGAATGGCAACACtgcaaagaaacaacaaaaaaaaatgggatggtatggggagggaggagggaggagggttcaggatggggaacacatgtatacctgtggcggattcattttgatatttggcaaaactaatacaattatgtaaagtttaaaaataaaataaaatttgaaaaaaaaatagcttctaCCCATTTACTTGGGCACAATGGACTCATTTAAGtaaattagagaaataaagaaatgactTTGTTACATACTGCGCTATAGCATTTCCATCTTCAAGTCGCCTACAGTTTtgaaatcatgagaaatgtcaaTTCATCCTTAATTCTAAGAAATTATGAGTATAGGGAAAGCCCAAAGGCCTTAGATGAACCTGAGCATTGAGACATAACTGAACTTCTCATGAAGATTTATTTTCAGAAGCTTGTTAAGTACTCTGGGTTCAAAAAGAGAAGCCTAGCTACCCTGACATGCTGGGATGCTTTTTGAGGCTTTTTTGAATTTTCATCTGGAGAGCATTATGTGGCATCTTCGCATCATCTGAAGATATGTATCCAAAGTGGTCAGACGGAGGACAGAATCTTTCATTCACATCTTAGGTAaaagttctaaaatattttataaaacatgttCAAAGACAGCACTGTTCCCATAATGTATTCAAATATGATCACTTCTGGTTGTTGAAACGGAGTTTTTGTCTGTACTGATCCAGcatattttttcatatgtgtGATCTGTCATTGAGTATACACTCCTCAGAGTCAGTTATTATCTCATCAACTATTATGTAAACTTTCAATTATTCAGAGATTGCTACTGAAAACATACCTTGCagataaaataaaagacaaaaagcgGAAAGACCCGGAACATGTGTTTGTGTCATGTGACAGAGTGAAAGTATGGGAAGAACGCAGATTAGGAAGCAGAGGATCTGTGTGCTGGGACGGGGTCTGCTTCTTCCTACCTCTCAGGTCATGTTTCTCCACATGCAGAGGAGGGGCAAGAGCAATGGTCTGCAGGGAAATGCGGAGACTCAAATGTGATGATGAGTGACCGTGCTCTGAAGCAACACGGgcttcatatatgatatacaaTGATACGTAGtcctagatgggcttccctggtggtgctagtggtaaagaaccagcctgccagtgcaggaggacCAAGTCGCtgcagtcacgtctgactctgtgtgaccccatggactacagtccaccaggctcctctgttcatgggatttcccaggcaagaatactggagtgggtttagcAGGGTTAACCTGAATAAATGTTTTCCTGAAGGACACTTGGTATGGATTCCCTGTGTGTATGCGTGTGGAAGCATGTACCCAGATGTGGGAATGGTGACGTGGGATGGGAGGGCACGGCAGATACCCGAGCTGTTCAAGGTTGTTACATTCAGGTGATAGTTTGCTGGTGATGTATGAATATGAAGTTTCGGCCTCAAATTAGGTACAATATGCTCTGCAATGATAAAAACTGAGACGTACTTTGTAAaggttttcaaaatttttttgagGTAAAAGAGATTTTCCATTTGTGTATTAAGTCATATATTAATAGCAAGTaccaaaaaaaatacaaaaacttcctagagattttttaaaataaacactttaaaaactgCTCAAATACTTAAGGCGTTTGTAAGAAATGtacaaggatatatatatatatatatatatatatatatataagtaaatttatataaatttatacaggCCTTTACACAGTAATGCCTTGAAACGGGTTTTTCGTAACTTTTGTAGAGTGGTGCtatgaagagagaaaaggagaaactgtccttaaAAGAAACACCGACTATTTATCACTGCAAATTATTTAGGAGGAAAAGCTGCTTACTGTGCCGTAGACTCTGAGCTCAGTCTGAAATCCTGGGACTTGAATGACTgctgtgaaagaaaaataaagagtaagTCACAAATCACAGAAGACAACACTGGCAATATTCACATGCTGAAAACCCACCAACTGGCTGAATGAGTAGAGAGCAGGCCTGTTCAGAACACAAGTGTCTATCAGCATAATGTATTCACTCCCATAGAAAACCAAAGGAAACAGCTCTTCAGATTGGTTAAGCACTCTTTGTAAATGAAGTGAGCTTTTAGGTTTGTGTCAAAAAGAGTCAGTTGTGAATCAGCCTAAATTAAGCCAGTAATGCTGTGTTATATTACTCAAGTTATGCGTTTAGCTTTCACCATTGCATCTTTCCTTTGTAATCTTCCCACTACACTCTATATTTTCATGAAGCCACACACTGAACTATGTGTAAAATTCTGAATCTGCAAGCTTTTTAAATCTTCTACAAATTTTGCTCAGTCTGTTTTATTAATGGCACCTCCATGAGGAAATCAAATAAGCACACTGAGAGTTAGTTAGAGGGTTCCTCTATGCTTgtctgtgcttggttgctcagtcgtatccgactctttgtgacctcattaactgtagcctgccaggctcctctgtccatggaattctccaggcaagaatagagtgggtagccattaacttcttcaggggaccttcccgatctagggattgaagccgggcctcctgcactgcaggcagattctttaccacctgagccaccaggaaagccccattccAAATCAAAGTATACTTTGGAACAATGGTGTTTGATATGAGACAGTATTTTAGAAATCAATGTTGCCATAAAACAGACTTGGAAATTTTATTTAGAGATAATTACATGTTATGGAAATGATCTACTTAAACTTCACGTAGAAAATATACATGTTACTGTGTTAAAGCTTTGAATTACATATGAATGAAAGAGATATACCATAACTATCTAATGAAATTCTTAAAagtccagaaaacaaacaaacaaaaaaaaaatgaagtgaaaggaaAGGAGTAAAACTTTCTGTTTCAGTCTTAACTTCTTTGAGTAACTACTGCTTTCCCAGGCTTATCTCTACTGAAACTTGCTTTGCCTTTTTAGATTTCCTCCTTCACAATCAGATTTCAGCCAGATTTGGCACTGAGCACC
The Bos javanicus breed banteng chromosome 9, ARS-OSU_banteng_1.0, whole genome shotgun sequence genome window above contains:
- the LOC133254061 gene encoding cleavage stimulation factor subunit 3-like — translated: MSGDGATEQAAEYVPEKVKKAEKKLEENPYDLDAWSILIREAQNQPIDKARKTYERLVAQFPSSGRFWKLYIEAEVNILFYFFLYSI